The following coding sequences lie in one Leptospira ryugenii genomic window:
- a CDS encoding exodeoxyribonuclease V subunit gamma has protein sequence MPIVHKYCLDLNRLAIEMYSSVREDQIKSPLSSPLIIVPNPNIQRWLSLNLPKYSKDKLSINLKFLFLEKWISSFYKPSLRKKTIDLSAMERHIFAFLLKHRNEKQFEFLHSYLKSPNKIYSLSRKLAAYFKDYELNRPYWIQEWDSEHQIPFFQTFNIRQSFSEMESLPYAKIQKLIYQSLFVNQESIPRGQLFLHAWDEAKIAENQSVHLFCLSNLSYVYLEFLERISKAQNIDIYFYQFSSEKLLEHAEGSEFRKWSRPHVYLNQRLKSIAQSSKPLPLEDSSSPLDLNRLKKALIGIPSTELSLSDHSVRFWNAPSRYRELEIVANDILYKLSVSEKNGEGLRLTDFAILLPDISTYRSSIEWVFDGGILVERTEKDSSTLHRQKIPYSLVDLNAKDQSNVCKALQDFWPLCHPKGFKVDNLLALLQNPLFSNRDPLFGNLEEISSIFQELSISYFDPQNKYNDASAQIEEGLKRWMSHHLLAKDRLEQEFSITGLAISESELLSILIPFWRQLKETIQSINSCLRYGELSARHLEEIVRHLVQFFQVHKTSESEIDEFTAYFAELKSWEGIRLPQEEYLELFEAITTQVFSNIKVKKGSYLSAGVSISLLQPMRPIPFKHVYIIGLGEGKFPGNLDRSPLNLRNQKQEEWDLGRREIQESLLWESIFSAQTSITFSYVGRDTKEDKIFEPCSSYLSLKKAVGSPQEIEFPITNYSSSYIHDEESLKKGFISFDFTRKWISSNDFAVDLLPKFQNTSDLALPVLPAKPKAIQHTDLISFLQDPMQFTLRKKLGMYVDLENKTLPEETFYLDNLSRYRIKSLVYDSIIPILTNPSFSYTRDQLLDIITNVISVEKRNGRFPEYAFSLVERETILSDMLSERSIWLSWKERLEGYKYFTYACVGDTGLVDPGALKLPHLLLGRDQKLFGEWKHIYKKEDHLILFYTKSIYLKMEAYRSEFPYTIIRDYFGKMSEIWVGLYFFSLSGLRAEYFLLKDQSQKKPSISLEDFGLKGLEKEHFERLLHLFTSDELYFYPRSFLQDFIAHTKTKEPLSISEKTNEHWEEFAKENFFQLKKNLSDILKLYPELEEKLGLPKLEELINFYKPLCLEGTIA, from the coding sequence ATGCCCATTGTACATAAATATTGTTTAGATCTGAACCGGCTAGCCATAGAAATGTATTCTTCCGTTCGGGAAGACCAGATCAAATCTCCTCTTTCATCTCCACTTATCATCGTTCCAAATCCAAACATACAAAGATGGTTGAGTCTGAACCTGCCAAAGTATTCCAAAGACAAACTCTCGATCAACCTAAAGTTTCTTTTCTTGGAAAAATGGATATCTAGTTTCTATAAGCCATCTTTAAGGAAAAAAACGATAGATCTTTCTGCAATGGAAAGACATATTTTTGCTTTTTTACTCAAACACAGGAATGAAAAGCAATTTGAATTTTTGCATTCGTACTTAAAATCACCCAATAAAATCTATTCTTTGAGTAGAAAGTTAGCAGCCTATTTTAAAGACTATGAATTGAATAGACCCTACTGGATCCAAGAGTGGGATAGTGAACATCAAATTCCATTTTTTCAAACATTTAACATTCGTCAGTCTTTCAGCGAGATGGAATCCCTACCATACGCAAAAATCCAAAAGCTGATTTACCAGTCATTGTTTGTAAACCAAGAGAGCATCCCAAGGGGCCAATTATTTCTGCACGCATGGGACGAGGCTAAGATTGCTGAAAACCAAAGCGTTCATTTATTTTGTTTATCCAATCTATCCTATGTATACCTAGAATTTTTAGAAAGGATTTCCAAAGCACAAAACATTGATATCTATTTTTATCAATTTTCATCTGAAAAACTATTGGAACATGCTGAAGGGAGTGAATTTCGAAAATGGTCACGTCCCCATGTTTATTTGAACCAAAGGTTAAAATCGATAGCGCAATCAAGCAAGCCATTACCCCTTGAGGATTCATCATCTCCCTTAGACCTCAATCGTTTAAAGAAAGCTTTGATTGGCATTCCCTCAACAGAACTTTCCCTTTCTGACCATTCTGTACGGTTTTGGAATGCCCCATCACGGTATAGAGAATTGGAAATTGTTGCCAATGATATTCTCTACAAATTATCTGTCTCGGAAAAAAATGGAGAAGGATTGCGTTTGACTGATTTTGCAATTCTTCTACCAGATATCAGCACCTACCGATCTTCCATAGAATGGGTGTTTGATGGAGGGATTTTAGTCGAAAGAACTGAAAAGGATAGTTCAACTTTACATAGACAAAAGATTCCCTATTCGTTGGTCGATTTAAATGCCAAAGATCAGTCAAATGTCTGTAAGGCGCTCCAAGATTTTTGGCCTCTCTGCCACCCCAAGGGATTCAAAGTGGATAATCTTCTGGCTCTCTTACAAAATCCGCTCTTTTCTAACAGAGATCCATTGTTCGGAAACTTGGAGGAGATTTCCTCTATCTTCCAGGAACTTTCTATTTCGTATTTTGATCCGCAAAACAAATATAATGATGCTTCTGCCCAAATCGAAGAGGGTCTCAAACGATGGATGAGCCACCATCTGCTTGCGAAAGATAGGCTGGAACAAGAATTTTCCATCACAGGCTTGGCAATTTCTGAGTCTGAACTCTTGTCCATTCTCATCCCATTTTGGAGGCAGCTGAAAGAAACCATTCAATCAATCAATTCTTGTTTACGATATGGTGAATTATCGGCAAGACACCTCGAAGAGATCGTTAGGCATTTAGTTCAATTCTTTCAGGTACACAAAACATCCGAGTCTGAGATAGATGAATTCACAGCTTATTTTGCTGAATTGAAATCATGGGAAGGAATTCGTCTCCCTCAGGAAGAATATTTGGAACTTTTCGAAGCGATCACTACCCAAGTTTTTTCAAATATAAAAGTGAAAAAAGGAAGTTATCTGTCTGCGGGAGTTTCCATTTCCCTACTCCAGCCAATGCGACCAATACCCTTTAAACATGTTTACATAATCGGCCTAGGGGAAGGAAAATTCCCAGGCAATTTAGATCGATCTCCCCTCAACCTGCGGAACCAAAAACAAGAAGAATGGGATTTGGGTCGACGTGAAATCCAAGAATCTTTGCTTTGGGAAAGTATTTTTTCTGCACAAACTTCCATTACTTTTAGTTATGTGGGAAGAGATACAAAAGAGGATAAGATATTTGAGCCTTGTTCTTCCTATCTAAGTTTGAAAAAAGCGGTGGGTTCTCCACAAGAGATTGAATTTCCAATTACAAACTACAGTTCAAGTTACATACATGATGAAGAGAGTCTCAAAAAGGGCTTTATTTCATTCGATTTCACTCGGAAATGGATCAGTTCCAATGACTTTGCAGTAGATTTACTACCCAAATTCCAAAATACCAGTGATTTAGCTTTACCTGTTTTGCCCGCAAAACCAAAAGCCATTCAGCACACGGATCTGATTTCATTTTTGCAAGATCCCATGCAATTCACCTTGCGGAAAAAATTGGGAATGTATGTTGATCTAGAAAATAAAACACTTCCAGAAGAAACATTTTATCTAGACAATCTCTCGCGCTACCGCATCAAATCCTTGGTGTATGATTCGATCATACCGATTCTCACAAATCCTTCATTTTCTTATACACGAGATCAATTATTAGATATTATAACGAATGTTATATCGGTCGAAAAACGAAATGGAAGATTCCCAGAATATGCTTTCTCGCTTGTAGAAAGGGAAACAATTCTCTCTGACATGTTGTCTGAAAGGAGCATTTGGCTCTCCTGGAAAGAAAGACTCGAAGGGTATAAGTATTTTACGTATGCTTGCGTTGGTGATACTGGTCTGGTTGATCCAGGAGCACTCAAACTACCCCATCTATTGCTTGGTAGAGACCAAAAGTTATTTGGAGAATGGAAACATATCTATAAAAAAGAGGATCATCTCATTCTTTTTTACACAAAATCAATCTATCTCAAAATGGAGGCATATCGAAGTGAGTTCCCCTATACCATTATCAGAGACTATTTTGGCAAAATGTCTGAGATTTGGGTTGGGCTGTATTTCTTTTCTTTGAGTGGATTACGTGCTGAATATTTTCTCCTTAAAGATCAATCTCAAAAAAAGCCAAGCATATCTTTAGAAGATTTTGGTTTAAAAGGCTTGGAAAAAGAGCATTTCGAGAGACTTCTACATCTATTTACTTCTGACGAATTGTACTTTTATCCTCGTTCTTTTTTACAGGATTTTATTGCGCATACCAAAACAAAAGAACCTCTTTCAATCTCTGAGAAAACTAACGAGCATTGGGAAGAGTTTGCAAAAGAGAATTTTTTTCAATTAAAAAAGAACTTGTCGGACATTTTGAAATTATACCCTGAACTAGAAGAAAAGCTCGGATTACCTAAATTAGAAGAATTAATCAATTTTTATAAACCTCTTTGCCTAGAAGGTACGATTGCATGA
- a CDS encoding UvrD-helicase domain-containing protein has translation MSIEFIEASAGTGKTYRIMEILSDLMLKHKNEKENILLKVLVLTFTEKAAGELKSRLRQKIQSVLQNNPNDSSIERYLLEIDQVKISTIHGFCNSVLADYPIETNLGDDWKLVKEEDVLAEVLRDLEHNEWSALSVSREMLSCYLLASQFFSQWEETVLFAAKKILSGKEYALKPNPDIQLEDSSFIPKEDWNQLLTIVRTVIKESYDFQQSGKLLKEGQKKSETLQGLLEGLDSESPAENTDIVFQLSLLISRLQVSPFHTVDSAASAFLSPEDFTKRKTAGVDPAPRSDVLQHTSLVNEMISKLELCLQSLPIQEFLIRTIYHIASETKNRFNSGKYLSFDRMILLLKESLINNKQLLEELQNQFQFCLLDEFQDTDRNQFQIFETIFSKENQVLYMIGDPKQSIYSFRGADLRTYDYAKSKATRIQKLQTNFRSVPSLIEAMNVFFKSETSLFPILEEGMSFPIEYEEISAPTLESRKVDLASEQNEPPFQIIDFKIPLPRKEDRIKAWLQFIVSEIQNLMINDFSYLREGKLTKIKLSDFAILVRTNEDGIKTEDFLRRNNLPCSFYKQTGIYQSKEMDQVITILECLSDPNDPASYRKLLLSDLFLISPYDLIKFDEHSIESYEKKLIDQWRKLVISREFSELFKRIIEESRILFTTNTKDLMWERKITNFRQIFQSLLEEQIKGQSTLEDLITIAKEWRSQDRKVAEESLPLFDQETEKDTIKILTMHAAKGLEWPITFFFDLKGPGKHSLYEYQDEDQKWQLSFWNENDDLYKATQLNETKRLYYVALTRAKIRSYLHFFEVGKKINYFDLILAPLVQRCDTNNGKISRRRIEKIPKPNPKWEPKEEIQTRQTEIHFLEAPNVSLHERIHLHSYTSLKKGSHKEFTKVEDDAESHKGRSQEESLQAIDPLPSSAEIGTLLHKILEELEFGDFNSEHYETEPADWDSFLQEQFDWFGYESLYTEVSDLKTHIFRLIKNTVRTPFQLADGTKLMLSELHPSQLSREVDFHFVLNQTYSKDDLGNFLKGSIDLVFERNGKYYIVDYKSDRLPKYQLSDLQERIYQNQYDLQRDFYAFVFHKYLISLKGREYANSAFGGVLYLFLRGMNGEVNSGVYADFGQFEEGPWSGDRFERIETKIMRYIESTFRWEATN, from the coding sequence ATGAGTATAGAGTTCATTGAGGCATCTGCGGGTACTGGCAAAACATATAGGATCATGGAAATTCTCTCGGATCTTATGTTAAAACACAAAAATGAAAAAGAGAATATTCTTTTAAAAGTTTTGGTTTTGACATTCACCGAAAAAGCAGCCGGAGAATTGAAATCTCGTCTTCGGCAAAAAATACAAAGTGTTCTCCAAAACAATCCAAATGATTCATCTATTGAACGTTATCTGCTCGAAATAGACCAAGTTAAAATTTCCACGATTCATGGATTTTGCAATTCCGTACTCGCAGATTATCCAATTGAAACAAATTTAGGGGACGATTGGAAACTAGTAAAAGAAGAAGATGTTCTAGCAGAGGTTTTGAGAGACCTAGAGCACAACGAATGGTCGGCTCTTTCCGTCTCAAGGGAAATGCTTAGCTGCTACCTTCTTGCTAGTCAATTTTTTTCCCAATGGGAAGAAACTGTTTTATTTGCAGCAAAGAAAATTCTCTCTGGAAAAGAATATGCACTGAAACCAAATCCAGATATTCAATTAGAGGATTCTTCGTTCATTCCAAAGGAAGATTGGAATCAACTCTTAACTATCGTACGTACTGTAATCAAAGAAAGCTATGATTTTCAACAAAGTGGGAAATTACTCAAGGAGGGCCAAAAAAAGAGTGAGACTTTGCAGGGATTATTAGAGGGGCTAGACTCAGAGTCTCCTGCGGAAAATACAGATATCGTATTTCAACTTTCTTTACTCATATCGAGATTGCAAGTTTCTCCATTTCATACAGTGGATTCAGCTGCATCTGCCTTCCTCTCACCTGAAGATTTTACGAAAAGGAAAACAGCAGGAGTTGACCCAGCGCCTAGATCGGATGTGTTGCAGCATACAAGCCTAGTAAACGAGATGATTTCCAAGCTGGAACTATGTTTACAAAGTCTACCTATTCAAGAATTCCTGATTCGAACCATCTACCACATAGCCAGCGAAACAAAAAACCGATTTAATTCCGGTAAATACCTTTCTTTTGATAGAATGATTCTCTTGCTCAAGGAATCACTTATAAACAACAAACAACTTTTAGAAGAGCTGCAAAATCAATTCCAGTTTTGTCTACTGGATGAATTTCAGGATACAGATAGAAACCAATTCCAGATTTTCGAAACAATATTTAGCAAAGAAAATCAGGTCCTTTACATGATTGGGGATCCAAAGCAGTCTATTTACTCCTTTCGGGGAGCCGACTTGCGGACCTATGACTATGCAAAGTCTAAGGCAACACGTATCCAAAAATTGCAAACCAATTTCCGTTCGGTACCTTCTTTGATCGAAGCTATGAATGTTTTTTTCAAAAGTGAAACATCTCTCTTTCCTATCTTAGAAGAAGGTATGTCCTTTCCTATCGAATACGAAGAAATATCTGCGCCCACACTAGAGTCTAGAAAGGTAGATTTAGCCTCGGAACAAAATGAGCCTCCCTTTCAAATCATAGATTTTAAGATTCCCCTTCCTAGAAAAGAGGATCGTATCAAAGCATGGCTACAATTTATCGTATCAGAAATCCAAAATCTAATGATCAATGATTTTTCTTATCTACGGGAAGGGAAATTAACCAAGATTAAACTATCTGATTTTGCCATTCTCGTAAGGACCAATGAGGATGGCATAAAGACAGAAGATTTTCTGCGAAGAAACAATCTACCTTGTTCTTTTTATAAACAAACAGGTATTTACCAATCAAAGGAAATGGACCAAGTCATCACTATTCTTGAATGCCTTTCCGATCCTAATGATCCAGCATCTTACCGAAAATTATTGCTGAGTGATTTATTTTTGATCTCTCCATACGACCTCATCAAATTCGATGAACATAGCATTGAATCCTACGAAAAAAAATTGATAGACCAATGGAGAAAGTTAGTAATTTCAAGAGAATTCTCTGAACTTTTCAAAAGGATCATTGAAGAATCACGCATTTTATTCACAACTAACACAAAAGATTTGATGTGGGAGAGAAAGATCACCAATTTTCGGCAAATCTTCCAAAGTCTCTTGGAAGAGCAGATAAAAGGCCAATCTACTCTTGAAGATTTGATAACAATAGCGAAGGAATGGAGAAGCCAGGATCGAAAGGTTGCTGAGGAGAGTCTACCGCTCTTTGACCAAGAAACAGAAAAGGATACGATAAAAATATTGACCATGCATGCCGCCAAAGGATTGGAATGGCCGATCACATTTTTCTTTGATTTAAAAGGACCTGGGAAACACTCTTTGTATGAGTACCAAGATGAGGATCAAAAATGGCAACTGAGTTTTTGGAATGAAAACGATGACCTATACAAAGCAACTCAGTTAAACGAAACGAAAAGATTATATTATGTTGCTCTAACGCGCGCTAAAATTCGTTCTTATTTACATTTCTTTGAAGTTGGCAAAAAAATAAATTATTTTGATCTGATTCTTGCACCATTGGTACAAAGATGTGATACAAACAATGGAAAAATTTCCAGGCGCAGAATTGAAAAAATTCCAAAACCAAATCCTAAATGGGAACCAAAAGAAGAGATCCAAACAAGGCAGACAGAAATCCATTTTTTAGAGGCGCCGAATGTTTCGCTTCATGAAAGGATACACCTACATAGTTATACCTCCTTAAAGAAAGGTTCTCATAAAGAATTTACCAAAGTAGAAGATGATGCTGAGAGCCACAAAGGCAGATCCCAGGAAGAGTCACTTCAGGCTATTGATCCCTTGCCCTCATCGGCAGAGATTGGAACTCTCTTACATAAAATTCTGGAAGAACTGGAGTTTGGAGATTTTAACTCGGAGCATTATGAAACCGAGCCTGCTGATTGGGATTCTTTTTTACAGGAACAGTTCGATTGGTTTGGATATGAGAGTCTCTATACTGAAGTTTCTGACTTAAAAACACATATCTTCCGACTCATCAAAAATACAGTTCGTACTCCCTTTCAATTAGCTGATGGAACAAAATTAATGTTATCCGAATTACATCCATCACAGTTAAGCCGGGAAGTGGATTTTCATTTTGTATTGAATCAAACCTATAGTAAAGATGATTTGGGAAATTTCTTAAAAGGAAGCATAGACTTGGTGTTCGAACGGAATGGAAAGTATTATATAGTTGATTATAAATCTGATCGTTTACCCAAGTATCAGCTTTCGGACCTGCAGGAAAGAATTTATCAAAATCAATATGATTTGCAAAGAGATTTTTATGCATTTGTATTTCATAAATATCTAATTTCCTTAAAAGGCAGAGAATATGCCAATTCCGCTTTCGGAGGGGTTCTGTATTTATTCCTAAGAGGGATGAATGGAGAAGTAAATTCAGGAGTCTATGCAGATTTTGGTCAGTTCGAAGAAGGCCCATGGTCTGGCGACAGATTCGAGCGGATTGAGACCAAAATCATGAGATACATTGAATCTACCTTTCGTTGGGAGGCCACAAACTAA
- the recD gene encoding exodeoxyribonuclease V subunit alpha, with amino-acid sequence MLNPLVSFENITIQSLFASSRDFSPILIALENAYSIGNLAVEFQKEWSSLLEGIAHPFQVFQYKDKTYLYTDSIFQRKQKLEVQIRLFLEEQHSIKIDESSFAQMIENWENLQGNESTRLFPEQKQAIQACLNQPFHIITGGPGTGKTTVVSLLLLCLKELKSLPEPEEIALIAPTGRAAQRLTESIQHRIGNQFSHSDMLFGQTLHSLLQFRKRESGFLYKETRKLPHRLLIVDEASMIDLRMMSALFEAIDVRRTKVILLGDPNQLPSVEIGGVFSDMVSLFSTKKNVLTKLVHSARQRSDSQIQTWMKQTFPIEVKEATEASLELPIVSSLSEAIQSKTDMVWILKQNEASHKTIQDLTEELWREIFQNSILQITKRRFTELKDLLTYPISEFSQHLNSFRCLTIFRNGIFGSEQIHNKIERIVEYEISFRKFPISSVKLSESLYYEGLPLMITENDKTRKLFNGDVGMVLLIGNELRAVFLIQNKLLAFALDTLPKHEPAYFLTVHKSQGSEYDHVLLFLPSLEESESSELLSKQILYTAVTRARKKVILVGDPKTWEKGMKNSLARFSGLQI; translated from the coding sequence ATGCTAAATCCCTTGGTCTCATTTGAAAATATTACCATACAATCCTTATTTGCTAGCTCCAGAGATTTTTCCCCCATTCTGATAGCTCTGGAGAATGCTTATTCCATTGGTAATTTAGCCGTTGAATTTCAAAAGGAATGGAGCTCATTGTTAGAGGGTATCGCGCACCCATTCCAGGTATTTCAGTACAAGGACAAGACATATCTCTATACAGATTCGATCTTCCAAAGAAAACAGAAGTTAGAGGTACAGATTCGTTTATTTTTGGAGGAACAACATTCCATAAAAATTGATGAGTCCAGTTTTGCACAGATGATTGAGAACTGGGAAAACCTTCAAGGAAATGAAAGCACGCGACTCTTTCCTGAACAAAAACAAGCGATCCAAGCATGCCTGAACCAACCCTTCCATATCATCACTGGAGGTCCAGGAACTGGAAAGACCACTGTAGTCTCTCTCTTACTCTTATGTTTGAAAGAACTGAAGTCACTTCCTGAACCAGAGGAGATTGCTCTCATTGCTCCGACCGGTCGGGCAGCGCAAAGACTTACGGAATCTATCCAGCATCGCATAGGAAATCAATTTTCTCATTCAGATATGCTGTTTGGGCAAACCTTACATTCCCTATTACAATTTAGAAAAAGGGAGTCTGGTTTCCTTTACAAAGAGACAAGAAAATTGCCTCATCGTTTGCTGATAGTCGATGAAGCATCTATGATTGACCTTCGGATGATGAGTGCACTATTTGAGGCAATTGATGTTAGGCGGACAAAAGTCATTCTGCTGGGTGACCCAAACCAACTTCCCTCTGTCGAGATTGGAGGTGTGTTTTCTGATATGGTATCTCTTTTTTCCACAAAGAAAAATGTCCTTACAAAATTAGTTCACTCTGCCAGACAAAGGTCGGATTCACAAATACAAACTTGGATGAAACAGACTTTCCCCATAGAGGTCAAAGAAGCTACAGAGGCAAGTCTTGAACTACCCATTGTCTCATCACTTTCAGAAGCCATCCAAAGCAAAACTGATATGGTTTGGATTTTAAAACAAAATGAAGCCAGTCATAAGACAATACAAGATCTGACTGAAGAATTGTGGAGAGAGATCTTTCAAAATTCGATTCTGCAGATCACCAAACGAAGATTTACTGAGCTAAAGGATTTACTTACATACCCAATTTCGGAGTTTTCGCAACACTTAAACTCCTTTCGATGTTTGACAATTTTTAGGAATGGTATTTTCGGCTCAGAACAAATCCATAACAAGATCGAAAGAATTGTTGAATACGAAATCAGCTTTCGAAAATTTCCTATCTCCTCGGTTAAACTCTCCGAGTCTTTATATTACGAAGGTCTTCCTCTCATGATCACCGAAAATGATAAAACTAGAAAGCTCTTCAATGGAGATGTTGGGATGGTCCTACTGATAGGCAATGAGTTAAGAGCCGTATTCCTAATCCAAAACAAACTCCTAGCTTTCGCTCTAGATACACTCCCAAAACATGAACCAGCCTATTTTTTGACCGTCCATAAGAGCCAAGGTTCAGAGTATGACCATGTCCTTCTTTTTTTACCAAGTTTAGAGGAATCCGAAAGTTCAGAATTATTATCAAAACAGATACTCTATACCGCCGTTACTCGAGCTAGAAAGAAAGTGATCTTAGTAGGAGATCCCAAAACATGGGAAAAAGGTATGAAGAACTCGCTTGCCCGATTTTCTGGACTACAAATATAA